Part of the Streptomyces sp. NBC_01353 genome, CTGTGGAGGTGCGCTGTGTGTGCGGGCGGGTTCCGATCCGGCGTTCCAGCGGGTCCGTGACCTGGCGAAATGCCCCGGCTTCCCCGGTCGCGTGCTGGACAGGCAACCTGGCGTACCACAGGCGTACGAAAGGCGTACGGAGGCCTTGAGATCGGCGCTCTGCGGCACTCGCGCCTGAACGGTGTCGTGGCTGCCGCCGATGTGACCGCTGGGCCCGGCAGAATGCGGGCTGTCCCGCAAAGATCGGCTCGGGTGCCCTTCCTCTCAGGGCGCCGAGCCCGGGCGGCATGATGTGCTCCGTGATGAACAGCGCAGACCTGCATCCTGCCCGGATCCCGGGGTACGACGGTGGCCCCCTCACGCACCAGCCCGGGTTCCTGGACGAGCCCCTGTTCTGGCTGGGGCACCTCGCTTCGTTTGCCCAGAGCGAAGGAGTCGGGGAACTGCTGTTCGGCGCGGACTACGACGCGGCCGACGACTTCCAGCAGCGGCTGTGGCAGCGAGCCGAGTGGCCGACATTCACCGTCCCACTCGCCGACGATCACCGTCTTCACGTCGTCTACCGCACCTTCGCCGACGATGCAGGCATCGACTACCTGCTCCACCACCCCGACTGGGATCAGGCTGAGATCCTCGCCCGGGACGACGGGCACTTCTTGGGACCAGGCCTGTCCTGGCGCGAGCTGGTGGCGGCCGCGGACGGTGCGCTGCCCGGCGGCAGCACCACTGATCCGGACGCCCGCCTGTTGCTCCTGCTCCCCGCGTTCGGCGACGACGACGTGCCCGACGATGCCGTCGACCGCCTGGCGGTCGCTCTACGCTCCCTCACCGGTGTCGAAGCCCCCGAGCCCCTCGCCTCTGCTCTGCTGGAGCATCAAGGGGGTCCAGGCGCCGTGCGCTGGACGACAGCCGGTCACGGTTTCTACGTCAACGACGGCGAGTACTCCTACCGTAATCCCGCCAACCGCTTCGCGATGTCGGCCGATCGCCTGTCCCGTGTGGCCACCGCGCTGGCACCGTGACCGATGCACGCCAATCGCTCCAGAAAGCCGTTGGCAGGCGGCCGAAGGGTCATAGTAGGTTCCTTCGCGGAACTTGGTGAGTATCGGAAGGAAACCCACGGTGCACTTACCCACTTGGACAGCGGTCGACGACTACTTCAACGGCCTCCTCGTGGAGGAGGTTGGTCCGTTGCTCGCGGCCGCTGCGGAAAGCGACGCGGCCGGACTGCCGCCGCACCAGGTCGCCCCCAACCAGGGCAAGTTGCTGCACCTCATCGCCGACCTCCGGAACGCCCGCACGGTACTGGAGATCGGCACCCTCGGCGGATACAGCACCAGCGTCATCATCGGTGACAACGCCGTCCGCGACGGCGCGGCCACCGACGCGGCCGGCACCGACCCCCGGGTCCAGGGTGTCCGCCGCTTCACCGAACTCATCGCCGCGCACCCCCGGTTGAGCGCCACCACGGTCCAGACCGTCGGCGCCAAGGGCTACGACGGCTTCACGCTCGCCCTCGTCACCGACTGACACGGGAGTCGTCCCATGGCCCACGTCGTCGAATTGACGTACTACCCCATCAAGAGCTGCGCCGGTACGTCGGTCACCGAGGCTCTGCTGACGCCCGCCGGCCTCGCCCACGACCGCAGCTTCATGGTCGTCAGCGAGCAGGGCGTGTTCCGTACGCAACGCCGTGATCCCCGTCTGGCCCTGATCCAGCCCAGCGTGGACCCGGAGGGCAGACGCCTCACCCTGCACTCCCCCGACATCGAACCGCTCACGATCGACGTCGACACTTCGGGTGCACGACGGGCGGTGGACCTGTTCGGAGCCCCGTACCGGGGCATCGACCAGGGCGATCCGGCGGCCTCATGGCTCTCGGACGTGCTCCGCGCCCCCAGCCGCCTGGTGCGCGTACCGCCGGAACACCACCGGGTGACGGACGGCAGGACGCCCGGCACGTCCGGCTACGCCGACAGCTGCCCGCTCCATGTCGTCTCGCGAGCCACCCTGGACCTGCTCGACCGGAGACTGACCGCCCGCGGCGCCCCGCCCGTCGCCGCGAACCGCTTCCGCGCGAACGTCGTCGTCGACGGCTGGGAGGACGCCCACACCGAGGACCGCACCCA contains:
- a CDS encoding MOSC N-terminal beta barrel domain-containing protein, encoding MAHVVELTYYPIKSCAGTSVTEALLTPAGLAHDRSFMVVSEQGVFRTQRRDPRLALIQPSVDPEGRRLTLHSPDIEPLTIDVDTSGARRAVDLFGAPYRGIDQGDPAASWLSDVLRAPSRLVRVPPEHHRVTDGRTPGTSGYADSCPLHVVSRATLDLLDRRLTARGAPPVAANRFRANVVVDGWEDAHTEDRTHRLSIGEAELGYAKLAIRCAVTLVDQETGTRAGPEPLRTLASYRRAAEGGIAFGAKFAVLLPGKVSVGDDVTVTEWGESEL